The sequence tatatatatatatatatatatatatatatatatatatatatatatatatatatatatatatatatatatatatatatatatatatatatatatatatatatatatatatatatatatatatatatatatatatatatatatatatatatatatatatataaaacaaactcTAGActtcatcaattttatcaaatgattttaacccaaaatattgacaaaacaacatatttaaagtacactatgtttttttgaaaagacaaagctgaggttgcatcacaaaattaacatctgcaaataacatatgagattttaaaagaatGTGTAATTTGGATTAGTGAACGGATATTCATTGTCGGGTTTAAACGTTTCCCCATTTAGACATTCTTAACTTGGTCAAAAATTCTATTATAGCAGATGATGCACTTGAACAACCCCcattgtagcgacatagcaTTAAAACTGTTCATGGAACtttatatatttgcatttaatgtgggataacaatatgtttaaatggtctctataattagaTCAACAATCGACATTTGACGTtagaacttataaaaatatgttttcatgggatatgatTATGGAATGAACTCTTCTAGGGATAAAATGTCAGAATATTGTCAACAGTATTGATTATTTTTCCAGTAAGGTTCTTAAgtcatttttgttataaattgatatattgttgatttccagaaaaacattatttcgatactagacaatatatgttatatatagattagtaaaataagtacagtgtttatatagatttatcttttgatcttcaaatattacatttatattcaatgattctttttttttcaactaaacattaaataaattaaaaaaatactccaaggttggttgcccaaacaggaggataagagtttacaaaataaatttcagaaattaaagatcttgaagctcgagcaagacaatctgccctGACGTTAGACTCACGAGGGATCCTGGTCAAGGTAAAGGAAGGGAAAGAAGATCGGAGCAAGGAGAAATCATCCAGCAGGTTCGAGAAAGCCGGCCAATCTTCGGGCAGCTCCACCATTGCAATCaattctgcacaatccgtctcgaagGCTTGACAGTCAACCCCCGCCGCTATCAAAGATTCCATAGCCCATATTAGAGCTTGTAACTCCGCGTGTAAtgattcaatgattcttattgataaaaattttgaataaaatctCACGCAGAcagatataacaaataaatattatcttcaacaatatatcactcagtaaagtaagtttagtgtttatatagatttatactcaaaattttgaatgattatatatttatatttaagctcaacaatttatattgataaaaaaaaattaaaattccgcGCGTGCGCAGGTTTAAATTCTAGTCTTCTATATAAATGTTAGTTTTCCAATTTAGCCTTTAACATGATACACATTAATTGTatcccctgttttaaaaatccccgcctagcatcgattaCGCCCCGTAAAATCGCTAGGTCCACCCTCTCCGCcttgattaatgactaatccccgcctagcatcgattatccgattataCCATCTAATCCGATTAATTCCcgcataattttgtatataccgattatttttggagccaaatataaatcatatatatatatttttgttatttagacatttaaattaagagtttatgatgttttacaataactaatgtacaaaatttttattaaaatcataatttgttttcctaatattacgtttttatgtttttaccgtaattttaaagacaatactatagctttatattttatttgatatttttcttttcacataaacataattatacatatatttattattatatatatttaattactattaatttaataaaataacccaaaaactagtctccgattaatccccgtttaatctctgattttctcgctaggcgctaggcccaccccgaccgcccgactagcgcctagaaatttctaaaacagggaTTGTATCTATAAATGTTAACGCATGtcaaatttaaacatattaaaaaaattatacgtaagttttaaaaaaaatatatatatatttttttttgtcaccatTGAATTAACAAGCTCCCGTCCATAATCAATTTCTATTATGCAGGGTAACGCGATTCAATGGAGTCGGTCACATATGTggtgttataacttataaccacttgattaaaaacatatttccttcataaatattattctatttattaaattattaacctAATTCAATGGGAATTTtatacttaaagaaaaaaactcttaatCTGTAATTTCTATTAATAGAAATGCAACATAGGTTTGATTACTTTGTTTGGACGATATTACTAAGGTATTTTTTCAAGTATTTGCAACTTTAACTCAAAAGTGGGACTTCTTGTAGGACAAAaagcaatttaaatgtagtAGAATATTACAGTAACGCGACATTAATGAAGAAGCTTCTCTCCCACAAGTTTACAAACCGCTGTCAAGAAGTTATGACCTTACTAGTTGGGAGTGTATTGGACAAGCCCAAGAGATTACTTGTGGGATATGCTTTTCAAAATACGATCCATTCCCTCTCGagatgtaacatccgcgaaccgaaatcccggtttaggggttgcatcggtcgatgcactatgtacatcggttgatgcaaggttgtttttctgcggacgagtttaagttaaacgctgcggtttgggttaggaaaacccttaaactcgagttttgtctcattcggcgagtttggccgtttttgagagaaaaaaaagagaggaaaagttccctaagtgttcttgagtgttcttggtgatttatgGTGATTGGaggcgttcctgtagagatttgtagctgagatcgttgtaggagcttcctagttgcgtgttcttgcttgtttaaggttcagaaacttcttggcaaaggtaagtgcatgaccatggcttatctaagctggagatttctctgatctgcttgttatgtgttgttaggcttgttagaatgttgtatgggacgttaggaagctttcttgtggtttgggatcgagttttgtggttgtaggaacgaagattcggcgagaagcttcgggggaaaacgatgctcgacatgtgcgtcggtcgatgcactttgtgcgtcggtcgatgcactttgtgcgtcggtcgatgcaagtgcgaggacggcgcgtaaaacctagtgttttcgtgctatgtcgagcatgcatcggtcgatgcaatgggagcatcggtcgacgcaaccccaactggtgtcagtcgatgcatgcttggtgtcggtcgacgtagagtcctggtttgttattgttgattgttgattgttggttgatggttagagatgtctctattgcttgtgtgtatagcccagtagatgggagaaatgccttactaagtgtttataaaatactcatacATTGCAAtttatgtttgtggtgcaggtaaatgcaaagtgtgatcgtggaatcaaggcaatgaagagaagaatgttctagggactcgattggttgttgtctggcattgctaggttgctagagttgggtcattagaatcattgctaggttgctggttctatgattcctgttggttGATTTtcggatattgtttatgttataattattggattattattggctattggtattgatttttttccactgttggttgtgattgtggttagtggatatgggaccattagttgtagtttatttattatattatttattataaaaaagggtcgggtcgtttcaagaGAGAGTGAAATGAACAACGACATGGAGAGACACCTTCTCCAGCAGAGAAGATTGTGAAACTCATTGACAAGAATGTCCACAATTGTTTAAGTACAATCAAGGATGGTGGAGGCTCTAGCATCCTAGTTTGGTTTGAAGCAATACTCTATTAAAGTgtgatcattttttgttttagcatgttttaaaacaatttatatccaagctttgtaaaatgtttattttcttttaaatataatttaacattagatttttaaaaaataatattatagtaaTGGAGATCAATGACCTTTCtaattagtcatatatatatatatatatacacttatatatatgtttaaaatcttagcattgttaaataaacaaaaaaaaattatgttatgaaatatatatatatatatatatatatccccttcataataaaacggaagtacacaacattgttttgtagactatataattttaataagttgtttacaaataggttataaattaattggttacaagttaaatagtgggtgcacgggttgatttttcttttatttatattgtaattttaaagaaaatattctaaagaatcattttttatcatctaacttaccatattaatttcctttattaaattattcatcaaagaaaatactttgatatctaacttaacatattaatttgttaattatcattatactttacctctcatttttatatatgagtctattttttgaaacaaataaattatcatattatttattataattaaaatatagttttatttctggatataccatacattgaattttaaaaaacaaatataaatggttcaatctataaaatattcaagctttagtattattattcttttaaaataatatctattgaattaaaaaatttactgattAACGggtcaaatttgaatatttaaattcaatatcatattttttttgttgaattaataattttatattatagaataaactttaaataatttattttgaaatatttttaaaatattgaaacttgatataaaagttagaaactataaacacNTTAAAACAATTTATATCCAAgctttgtaaaatgtttattttcttttaaatataatttaacattagatttttaaaaaataatattatagtaaTGGAGATCAATGACCTTTCtaattagtcatatatatatatatatatacacttatatatatgtttaaaatcttagcattgttaaataaacaaaaaaaaattatgttatgaaatatatatatatatatatatatatccccttcataataaaacggaagtacacaacattgttttgtagactatataattttaataagttgtttacaaataggttataaattaattggttacaagttaaatagtgggtgcacgggttgatttttcttttatttatattgtaattttaaagaaaatattctaaagaatcattttttatcatctaacttaccatattaatttcctttattaaattattcatcaaagaaaatactttgatatctaacttaacatattaatttgttaattatcattatactttacctctcatttttatatatgagtctattttttgaaacaaataaattatcatattatttattataattaaaatatagttttatttctggatataccatacattgaattttaaaaaacaaatataaatggttcaatctataaaatattcaagctttagtattattattcttttaaaataatatctattgaattaaaaaatttactgattAACGggtcaaatttgaatatttaaattcaatatcatattttttttgttgaattaataattttatattatagaataaactttaaataatttattttgaaatatttttaaaatattgaaacttgatataaaagttagaaactataaacactctaaattgaattgttatagcaatgtcaataatatgtcactataatatgaaataatttcaagaaatcaagtatattaaaaaaagtataacaatatattaaattactcataatataataactcgctttttaaaaaccaaatttacaaaattatgttttataatgacattcaagtcatgatatagaatatacattgttgaaataacttcacatacataaactaatacaacatattaaaattttattttaaaatataaaatatacaaaattttgtataaaataaaatttaatcagtgttataacacgagtacttatctagaatcattaaaaatacaaaatttacaaaatagctgtcttttttcaagccatcatatttagcatatgattttattgcataatgttttatccaaaaaaacttttaaaaacaatcacataaattatattttatataaatattataatataaataaaataaatttcaacttGTGCTCTAGCACATgtcttaatctagtatatataacattttgttAATGAGAGgactttgattttattgaagcTTAAGTAGAAATATACAGTTTCTATTTACAGTTGGTGCATTGGCTTATAAAAATGTAGAAATATACAGTTTCCATTCCTTTCTGAACATTGCATGGGTTTTTGTTGGGTTATGAGTCTAATATGTTATTTTCTGTTTGTTAGGAAAAATATAACTAGCAAGTATACTAAAATACATCTACGTATGTTCTTGACTTCAACCCGAATTTATAAGAATCTACAAAATGTTTattcatgacttttgttttcatttgatggtttctttgagtattgtttatagatagagaaaaaaaatatatatttttcgtaCTGATTACTAGCTAGAATATTAATTATTGCAAAAGATAATAACACAAAAGCACAAATTATGCATTAAGATTTAAGAATCGTGAtccctaaaaaccctaaagagaAGACATGatgcaaaaagaagagaaaacaaaattatagtatataaaagaCACACATGCAAACCCTAAAGATACCATTACAAGTCACTTTATGCTAAATGGTCCTTGGGGATCGAGCTGTCCGCATAGAATAAGATAAGTTGTGTAGAGAACACGATCCTTACAACCGGTTCGATGCTCAACAATTGCCTCACAAAAGAACTTGAGTTGTTCCAAAGTACAACATCCCAACATTTGTCCTAACAAAAGAAACAGCCAGTTAATTTTTTCAGTGCTCTCCTTTATCACAGGCCTCATGTCAGTCTTGCATGCCTCGCACGGAATCAGTTCCGGAGCTAACCATTTAGCCGGTGCTCGAGTACGCATCACCTCCTTGTTATCCCTAATGTACACATACAATTCCGAAAACTTCTCCATCAGATTGTAAGATATCGTATGAGTCATATCGCAAGGTTTGCAGTGGACTTCGCCAGAGATCCTGTTTATATTATTGGCAGTCAATTCACTGATGGTATGATGTATGGCTAGCTTATTCGTAGACCATGGATACGGTGGTATGATCACCTTGTCATCCTCAGGCACAGGCACAGGCACAGGCACAGGCACCTTTTTTTTAACCGCACCCGCTTTTGCTAATTTACGACGTGCTTGCGCTCCTGGTTTCCGACCTCTGCGGGGAGTTTCCAAGGCGACGGTTTGAGGAGGGTGAAGGAGTTGTCCGGAAGGTTGATAATGCAACGGGACCTCTAATCTGGGAGTTTGCATGGCCACGGTTTCAACCTGGTTCAGTTGAGAAAGGTGAAGGGTTTGTACGGAAGGCGATGAATATAGCGGAAGAGCCTGTTCGGGAAAAATCCTAGGGTTTGTACCGTTAGTGATCAAGTATTCAATTAAAGACGTCATGTGAGGTGGTTGAGTAGGAGAAGGTTGGATAATTCGTGGAGGATCGAATGATGTCAAGAGTTGCATGAACGTGCCCTGACCATGGCCTTGTTTCTCCACGGGATCTTCTTCTTGAGGAACCAACCGGCCTTGTCTGTTCACTGGATTTCTTCGTTGAGGTAACCCTAAGGACAGATCGAGATTGAGATCAAACTCAGGATCACTATTTTCGTCAGCCATGATGGTGTAGAAGTGGTAAAGAGAGATTTAGGTTAAATCTGTTGTTAGGGTAAATTGGGAGATATGAGTACAACGTAGAGAAACAAGGATGTGAGATCTGGAAAAGCTTTAGTTGACATTTACATTAAgggtatatatatagtgttgtTTGTTAATGAATGATTTGTATctgacaatatatatttatttaatttactattCGCGAAAACGTAGGAGCCTGTACAATTTTCAACACTATCCACATTGACTATTAATTAGTTCTTTACtgtattaagtttttttgtcaTTGTCAAATCTTGCATAAACTTAtccatatatattgttaaaaggTATATACTGTACGGGTAATTAAAGCATGAAATGATGGTACGtacaaatagatttaaaaaaacaaacccaaaagatTCCAAAAGTACCATAAATCCtagataaataaattagaacCTTAAAACTTCCTACCAAAAACTATAGAATTAAcgaatatttataaaataattatactctctgttttataaaaagtattattttgacacaatttataaattaggaaaatatataattatacgtgtttatcttttttttttaagtgattaatggtttaaattcaatgaaaataagATTTGGGTTAAAAgatataatagaaaatttagTGTAAATAACACGTTGAAGTtgtaaaatgacattctttttgtgaaaaaaaccTTAGAACAACAttctttatgaaacagaggagtgcatattttttttttgttcaataacTTCGATTTCAAAGTAAATTCATCCATATCTTTTACAAAAAGAATTATTACCAACTTCCAGTCTTTTACGTAGGTCTGGGCAAAATACCTGGACCCGAAGACCGATCCAAACCCAATCTGAACCTGTatcccaaaattttaaaatacccaaacgaatttcaaaattttaaacccaaaaatctGAACCAGATCCATATagtttggttgagaaaaaaaaaaaacttaaccatctttcaaaacttttcactaaaagtctaaaagtgAGTTATCGACATGGCCAagtaaaaatttcataaatttgaaatgagatAAAACATGTGCTTACtaataatgatattaattttgggggtaaaaacaattttagtggTATGAAAATTGCTCATacattatttaagaaaataaaattaggcacaagaaagaatcaaaacttTACAAATGATCAGATTTGGTCCATCCAACTTTCCGTATAAAATATCTCATATCCAAGGATCACGTAAACGAACCACCACATACACCAAAATCGATTGAATTCCGAAGTAGTGGATTGTAAGCTATGGGAATAATCATATTCTCCTCAGTTTTTTGGAACACATTCTCATTTTTGTTAGTctttaatacaaaattatattataacccgcactatgtgtgaagcaaaataattattaaataatttttatttacaaaatatattacacTTATCGGTGAAAATATTgtatagaatataaaatttgtttgtgtagtatatatagtttttagttttatttgaatatgtaaaattttggtataataattaagatttatcTCATATgaattattatatcatatgaatcaaaagttcttaaaatttcattttaaatattttatgaaaatgtaattaaaggatacaattaagttaaaaaaaaattgaagaattcaattttaggtgtttttttttgtgggcaCATAAAAAACGTCCATAGTTTTTTTCAGGAATATccataaattttgtattatgaaaaatgaatggtaaataaaagtaaaaaaataaattatatataaaattttgatagtttcatttatttatttttgataaattttgccACATGTCAAAAATTTATTGATAATGTGACTtgtaaaagatattaaaaagaaaaaaagataagaaagagGTAAAAATTGTTGAACAGTTTACAAATCAATAAGacatatttcaatttttttttctctttttacatgattatatgtaaaaaaaaatattttgattttcttcaatttttttagaaaatttaacgTGGCTTAATTTTATTGGACAAATGATTTTCTGCTTTATTGGGATTAAAAGATTTGATGGAAGTGAAGTGACCTTAATGTAGTGGCAGAAAGTAAATCCATTTGTAGAAGATATATCCCGGTTcttacgaatgtaggaatttgacTAATGGTCGGCCAGTTGTGGCGTAATGGTTAAAACACACATATCTTAACCGTTAAATACCATAGATGTCACGTGGCGAACAATGATTAGATCGGGCATTGTGTACTCAATCTGGTGCTTATGCAGCGGATCGCAGCTCTCTCCCATCTTCTAAAATTCTAAGTTAATAACCCCCTTTTGGCCTTTGCTCTCTCTCGATCCCAGCTTCCGAGTTCTGACTCTGAGAGTCTCACAATCGAAACAGAGAGATCTGAATAACACTTTTGAAGATCAGCGATGGCGCAACCACTCGTGAAAAAAGACGACGATCACGATGATGAGCGTATGCTTTTCCcattcctcctttttttttttctcttttcgttCCACCATATCTGTTCCGCAATGCTCAGATCAGTTTGTTAGCTTCGAGATCTATGattttttgggaattttatcCTAGTGTAATTGATTTCTAGATCTCGATTCTGATATAGTTATCTCTCTTTACAGTGTTCCTAAGTTTTTACGTATCGATTACTGCGTTTTCTGATCCAGAATCATGGCTgtagagtgtgtgtgtgtgtgtcatgTTATTATAGAATACGGGCATTATTTGTTATCATCCTGGATCCGGTTTATATGGTNCAGAGATGGCGCAACCTCTCGTGAAGAAAGACGACGATCACGATGATGAGCGTATGCTTTTCCtattcctcctttttttttctctttttcgttCCACCATATCTGTTTCGCAATGCTCAGATCAGTTTGTTAGCTTCGAGATCTATGATTTTTGGGAATTTTATCCTAGTGTAATTGGTTTATAGATCTCGATTCTGTTAGTATTTTCTCTCTTTACAGTGTTCCTAAGTTTTTACGAATCGATTACTGCGTTTTCTGATTCCGAATTATGGCTGTAGAGTTATTATAGAATACGGGCATTATTTGTTATCATCCTGGATCCGGTCTATATGGTTGCTTATTTCGGTTGCTAATGTTTTGTGTGGCTCAGTGGAGTATTCTCCATTCATGGGAATTGAGAAGGGAGCAGTGCTTCAGGAAGCTAGAGTCTTCAATGACCCTCAGCTTGATCCTAGAAGGTGCTCGCAGGTCATCACGAAGCTTCTTTATTTGCTTAACCAAGGAGAGGCATTCACCAAGGTCAGTTTTATCCATGCTAATGGGAACTTTCTTTTTAGAGTGATATTGTTCCTTTATCCGCAaatttgttgtttggtattgtaATGTTAGGAGTGTGAATGCAATGTTATTACTGAAGTTATcatcttccaatttttttttttttttttttttttNNNNNNNNNNNNNNNNNNNNNNNNNNNNNNNNNNNNNNNNNNNNNNNNNNNNNNNNNNNNNNNNNNNNNNNNNNNNNNNNNNNNNNNNNNNNNNNNNNNNNNNNNNNNNNNNNNNNNNNNNNNNNNNNNNNNNNNNNNNNNNNNNNNNNNNNNNNNNNNNNNNNNNNNNNNNNNNNNNNNNNNNNNNNNNNNNNNNNNNNNNNNNNNNNNNNNNNNNNNNNNNNNNNNNNNNNNNNNNNNNNNNNNNNNNNNNNNNNNNNNNNNNNNNNNNNNNNNNNNNNNNNNNNNNNNNNNNNNNNNNNNNNNNNNNNNNNNNNNNNNNNNNNNNNNNNNNNNNNNNNNNNNNNNNNNNNNNNNNNNNNNNNNNNNNNNNNNNNNNNNNNNNNNNNNNNNNNNNNNNNNNNNNNNNNNNNNNNNNNNNNNNNNNNNNNNNNNNNNNNNNNNNNNNNNNNNNNNNNNNNNNNNNNNNNNNNNNNNNNNNNNNNNNNNNNNNNNNNNNNNNNNNNNNNNNNNNNNNNNNNNNNNNNNNNNNNNNNNNNNNNNNNNNNNNNNNNNNNNNNNNNNNNNNNNNNNNNNNNNNNNNNNNNNNNNNNNNNNNNNNNNNNNNNNNNNNNNNNNNNNNNNNNNNNNNNNNNNNNNNNNNNNNNNNNNNNNNNNNNNNNNCATTGTTGTTTCCAGACAAACCCAGAAATTGTTAAAAGATGGAGCAACGAGGTTCAAGAAGCTGTCCAGTCTAGAGCAGCCCTTGTTCAGTTTCATGCCTTGGCTTTGCTCCATCAGGTACAGTGCTTGATCTCGTATTCGGAAAGtaaattgtttcttcttttctgatATTTGGGATCTAAGTTTAGCATTCATTGACAAGTAGCATCTTTTATGCAAAGGGTTTTGGAGCTTACTACTAGATATATTGATTAGAAACATAAGCAATAAGCTTCTGTAGTTTCTTTGTAGTTATAtgcttatatataatatggtcAATGCTATAAACATATTACATGTTTATGTATACATACGCTTTATTTTTCTGCCATTCTTTCATGGGACCATGCCACAGATGTAAAGTTCAACCCTGAGCTGCTTTTTTTATCAGTATGGTTCAACCTGTATCTGAAGGCATCCTCACGGATTCTGCCTATGTAAATTACTATTAGGTTCGAGTTACTACATATCATGTGTCGCTGCTGTAGGGTCCTGTGGATCATATATGCTTAACTGCTGTTACATTGATGTAGTTGTTTTTCCAACTATAT comes from Camelina sativa cultivar DH55 chromosome 19, Cs, whole genome shotgun sequence and encodes:
- the LOC104768091 gene encoding uncharacterized protein LOC104768091, producing the protein MADENSDPEFDLNLDLSLGLPQRRNPVNRQGRLVPQEEDPVEKQGHGQGTFMQLLTSFDPPRIIQPSPTQPPHMTSLIEYLITNGTNPRIFPEQALPLYSSPSVQTLHLSQLNQVETVAMQTPRLEVPLHYQPSGQLLHPPQTVALETPRRGRKPGAQARRKLAKAGAVKKKDDKVIIPPYPWSTNKLAIHHTISELTANNINRISGEVHCKPCDMTHTISYNLMEKFSELYVYIRDNKEVMRTRAPAKWLAPELIPCEACKTDMRPVIKESTEKINWLFLLLGQMLGCCTLEQLKFFCEAIVEHRTGCKDRVLYTTYLILCGQLDPQGPFSIK
- the LOC109131045 gene encoding coatomer subunit gamma-like codes for the protein MAQPLVKKDDDHDDELEYSPFMGIEKGAVLQEARVFNDPQLDPRRCSQVITKLLYLLNQGEAFTKVSFIHANGNFLFRVILFLYPQICCLVL